A genomic segment from Flavobacterium sp. 9R encodes:
- a CDS encoding nitronate monooxygenase family protein — translation MNSIIKLFGIQYPIIQGGMIWNSGYKLASAVSNAGGLGIIGAGSMYPEVLREHIQKCKKATDKPFGVNVPMLYPNVEEIMNIIVEEGVKIVFTSAGNPKTWTAFLKEKGITVVHVVSSSVFALKAQEAGVDAVVAEGFEAGGHNGREETTTLTLIPMVKQKINIPLIAAGGIATGRGMLAAMALGADGVQVGSRFAASVESSAHHNFKEVIVKVKEGDTQLTLKELAPVRLVKNKFYNDVQELYAKCPTKEDLVALLGRARAKRGMFEGDLVEGELEIGQIAGLITEIQPVKEIIDTMIAEFKQAQIEIGQFQF, via the coding sequence ATGAATTCAATTATAAAGCTTTTTGGCATTCAATATCCAATCATTCAAGGAGGAATGATATGGAACAGTGGTTATAAATTGGCAAGTGCCGTTAGTAATGCTGGAGGATTAGGCATCATTGGTGCTGGTTCTATGTATCCTGAGGTGCTTAGAGAACACATACAAAAATGCAAGAAGGCGACAGATAAGCCTTTTGGCGTGAATGTTCCCATGTTGTATCCTAATGTGGAAGAAATAATGAATATCATTGTAGAAGAAGGTGTAAAAATTGTTTTTACTTCAGCTGGAAATCCAAAAACTTGGACCGCTTTTTTGAAAGAAAAAGGAATTACAGTAGTACACGTGGTGAGTAGTTCGGTGTTTGCTTTGAAAGCCCAAGAAGCAGGAGTTGATGCTGTAGTTGCCGAAGGTTTTGAAGCTGGAGGACACAATGGGCGAGAGGAAACTACGACATTGACTTTGATTCCGATGGTGAAGCAAAAGATAAACATTCCGTTGATTGCTGCTGGTGGAATTGCCACTGGAAGAGGAATGCTTGCGGCAATGGCTTTGGGCGCTGATGGTGTTCAAGTAGGAAGTCGTTTTGCTGCTTCGGTAGAATCATCAGCTCACCATAATTTTAAAGAAGTAATCGTCAAAGTAAAAGAAGGGGATACGCAATTAACATTAAAAGAATTAGCGCCTGTTCGTTTGGTGAAAAATAAGTTTTACAATGATGTTCAGGAACTGTATGCAAAATGTCCTACCAAAGAAGATTTAGTTGCATTGCTTGGTAGAGCCCGAGCCAAGCGCGGGATGTTTGAAGGTGATTTGGTCGAGGGCGAATTAGAAATTGGTCAGATTGCGGGATTAATTACCGAAATTCAACCTGTAAAAGAAATAATAGATACTATGATTGCCGAGTTTAAACAAGCCCAAATTGAAATCGGACAATTCCAATTTTAA
- a CDS encoding DUF4268 domain-containing protein, producing the protein MYSKAENQRLKHDFWVAFAEKYPRKWVLYDTKIKDFSFKFFADNKKAQVLIDIEHRNDDLRSQYFEKIEALKGILEDEFIKDLVFEKDYTLENGKTISRIWVEKNGYSMSNRNHWDYIFDFFFEKMNALELFYLEYDEFIKDIEKE; encoded by the coding sequence ATGTACAGTAAAGCAGAAAATCAACGATTAAAACACGATTTTTGGGTGGCCTTCGCCGAGAAATACCCAAGAAAATGGGTGTTGTATGATACAAAAATTAAAGATTTCTCTTTTAAATTTTTTGCAGATAATAAAAAAGCCCAAGTACTCATTGATATCGAACACCGAAATGATGACTTACGTTCTCAATATTTCGAAAAAATCGAAGCTTTGAAAGGTATTTTGGAAGATGAATTCATCAAAGATTTGGTTTTTGAAAAAGACTACACATTAGAAAATGGCAAAACCATCAGCCGCATTTGGGTTGAAAAAAATGGGTACAGTATGAGTAACCGCAATCACTGGGACTACATTTTTGACTTTTTCTTCGAAAAAATGAATGCTTTAGAACTTTTCTATCTCGAATATGATGAGTTTATAAAAGATATTGAAAAAGAGTAA
- a CDS encoding CoA pyrophosphatase, translating into MNFQDFQQYIPQILEAPLPAFASHIKMAPKERIESLKAFSYADKNPRKAAVLMLLYPKQEQTHLVLIERNSYEGVHSAQIAFPGGKFENEDVEYETTALRESEEEIGVSREQIKVIRPFSPLYIPPSNFLVHPYLGIAKETLNFVLEPKEVASIIELPLSDFLGDALLHETKLTTSYATNIAIPAFKINEHIVWGATAMMLSELKEVLHFVLKKS; encoded by the coding sequence ATGAATTTTCAAGATTTTCAGCAATATATCCCTCAAATACTTGAGGCTCCGCTTCCTGCTTTTGCTTCACATATAAAAATGGCGCCAAAAGAACGAATCGAATCCTTGAAAGCGTTTAGTTATGCAGATAAAAATCCACGAAAAGCTGCGGTTTTGATGTTGTTGTATCCAAAACAAGAGCAAACGCATTTGGTACTGATTGAAAGAAATTCTTATGAAGGTGTACATTCGGCTCAAATTGCTTTTCCCGGAGGTAAGTTTGAAAATGAAGATGTAGAATACGAAACTACGGCTTTGAGAGAATCCGAAGAAGAAATTGGAGTTTCGCGTGAGCAAATAAAAGTAATAAGACCTTTTTCTCCTTTGTATATTCCGCCTAGTAATTTCTTAGTGCATCCTTATTTAGGTATTGCAAAAGAGACCCTAAATTTTGTATTAGAACCGAAAGAGGTGGCGAGTATAATTGAATTACCATTGTCTGATTTTTTAGGTGATGCGCTTTTGCATGAGACTAAACTGACGACTTCTTATGCTACTAATATTGCAATTCCAGCTTTCAAAATCAACGAACATATAGTTTGGGGGGCTACAGCTATGATGCTGAGTGAGTTAAAAGAAGTCTTGCATTTTGTGCTTAAAAAATCATAA
- a CDS encoding 1-acyl-sn-glycerol-3-phosphate acyltransferase gives MGLFKRNPFGHILFIKKWLIRIFGVVTHRRYRGFNELQIEGSEIIRNLPDSNVLFISNHQTYFADVVAMFHVFNASLSGRDDSIKNVCYLWQPKMNIYYVAAKETMHAGLLPRILAYVGAITVERTWRSKGKDVTEKREVNPNDTENIKIALADGWVITFPQGTTKSFKPVRKGTAHIIKEHKPIVVPIVIDGFRRSFDKKGLRLKKKGILQSFIIKEPLEIDYENETIEEIVEKVEYAIEQHPSFLKVIPAEELEAQKELDKMRKWEY, from the coding sequence ATGGGATTATTTAAAAGGAATCCTTTTGGTCATATCCTTTTTATAAAGAAATGGTTAATCCGAATTTTTGGTGTTGTTACCCATAGAAGGTATCGTGGTTTCAATGAATTACAAATAGAAGGTTCAGAAATTATTCGAAATTTACCAGATAGTAATGTGTTGTTTATTTCCAATCATCAAACCTATTTTGCCGATGTTGTAGCTATGTTCCATGTGTTTAACGCAAGTTTGAGCGGAAGAGATGACAGTATTAAGAACGTTTGTTATTTGTGGCAACCCAAAATGAATATATACTATGTTGCCGCTAAAGAAACGATGCATGCTGGACTTTTGCCAAGAATTTTGGCCTATGTAGGTGCAATAACAGTAGAAAGAACTTGGCGTTCCAAAGGAAAAGATGTTACCGAAAAAAGAGAAGTAAATCCTAATGATACCGAAAATATCAAGATTGCTTTGGCAGATGGTTGGGTGATAACGTTTCCTCAAGGTACTACAAAATCATTTAAACCCGTTCGTAAAGGAACAGCGCATATCATCAAAGAACACAAACCTATTGTAGTTCCGATTGTAATTGATGGCTTTAGACGTTCTTTTGATAAAAAAGGTTTGCGATTAAAAAAGAAAGGAATCTTGCAATCGTTCATCATCAAAGAACCTTTAGAGATTGACTATGAAAACGAAACAATTGAAGAGATTGTAGAAAAAGTAGAATACGCAATCGAGCAACATCCTTCCTTTTTAAAAGTTATTCCTGCCGAAGAATTAGAAGCTCAAAAAGAATTGGATAAAATGCGAAAATGGGAATATTAA